In Clostridium swellfunianum, a genomic segment contains:
- a CDS encoding DUF896 domain-containing protein, protein MNIEEVIKRINYLYKKSQEVGLTEEEKLEQKELRQRYIDNVKRNFRQQLETIEMKGNNNGSNNRKFN, encoded by the coding sequence ATGAATATAGAAGAAGTAATAAAAAGAATCAATTATTTGTATAAAAAGAGTCAAGAGGTTGGACTTACTGAAGAAGAAAAATTAGAGCAAAAGGAGCTCAGACAAAGATATATAGACAATGTTAAAAGGAATTTCAGACAACAACTTGAAACTATAGAAATGAAGGGAAATAATAATGGCAGTAACAATAGAAAATTTAATTGA